CTTCATGAAACACCCAATCTCGGTGTCCATCAAACCGGCAGCAGCTCAAACGTCGTCGTTCAAGGTTCATCCAGATTAGCACCTTGCCTCGGGTGGAGTGTTCCTTCGATCAACATTTCAACATTGCCGCCGGTCCTGCTAAATGCCGCGCCTTGACCAGCAAGGCCTAGATGATGCGCGCAAATCTTGTTGGCGAGCGCCACGGATACGCCTATGATCGGTCGTCTTTGCAGTCCGCAATCCAGAGCAGGGCGTATCTTCCACCCATTTCACCCCTCTTTGCGTAGGCGGTTTAGCTGAAACGGCAAGCTTTGCGGGTTCTAAAGCAAGCCGCATAAGCCAGGCGGCATTACGAGGACGCGCGCTTCAAGGAGCGCATCCTGGCACCGCCGCCCCTGACCAAGGCCAAAGGCGGCAGGCTGGACGACTGGAGCTCACGACCGCTGCCGCCGAGCCCAACGACATTGCAGGCGCCGGTCGGCCAGACGGGTGACGAAGACCCCAAGACCGCAGATCGGCGAGCATCCGGAACTGGATCAAGACATCGTCGAAAGAAATCGCTCGGCCACGAGTTCGCGGCTGACCTTGTCGACGAGCTCGATGACGATGCCCCCGCGGATTAGGCGCATGACCGACATGATGCAGGGCGTGGCCCGCCAAGCCTCGCTCGATCCCGGTGACGATCTCGGACTGTGAGGCGGACATGACCACACCGAAGAAAAAGGCCCAGATTTCGGTCGATCTCGATCCTGATGTCATGAAGGCGCTGTCGGCCTATGCCGCACGGCGCGAGCAGTCGCTGTCGCTCATTGCCGAAGCCGCGATTGCGCCCTTTCTGTCGCCGGACGCTGACGAGCGGCGTGAGGCCGCCATCGCCAAGCGCCTCGATCAGATCGATCGCCCCTTGAGCGGGATGTCGGGATTTCGGTCGATACCATCGCACTCTTCATCACGACGACACCGCCACTCCCCGGGCCGGCCGCAAAGGCCGCGCGGGCACAAGCCGGAGCACGCTATGATAATTCGTCGCAGGATTGGGCCGGCGCCTAAGCCATGGGCCTAAGCTGAGGCAGGAAATCCTGGATGACGTAGATGACGTTCAATCTTCGGTCGGCCTAGACCAAGCGGGCTCCGAGGGCAATTAGTCGTCCGTTCTTTACCGCTCTGAGCACCGCAGCTCGGGGGAGCGCACAGGACATTCACTGTTCAGCTGTCGCTGCCGCTAACATCCCGCCGGTTAAGACTGGACGGCGTTCTCAACGCCGAACCAAGCATTGGGCCGAGGCTCGTCAGCTTCTCGAAAGCTAGCGCACCATTATGAGATCTCTGGACAATAGACCAACGGAAGGCCTTCGAAGCGGCTCTTGGCTAGGCCGGCAAATTGCAAAGGGGGGTGTCGGATTTCGACGGGCTGTTGTTTTCGAGCCCCGCCAATCAGCCTCTCGAGCTGAACCCTCCGCAGCCTGCGCGCCGGCCCCCAGCTCAGCTCGGAGCTGAGAAATTTCTATGTCCTCCAAGGCGCGGCATAGATGCTTGTGCCTATTCAGAAAAACGGGACAGCAGAGTTTACCACCATAGCGAACCCATTGTCGCCCGCATCGGAGATGGATTTTGATGAAACACTAGCGGACTTGGGTCGGACGCTTCCCAAACGGTCTGCAAGCATTCGCAGTCAAAGTTTGAGCAAGTTAGCTTAGTCCCTCCTGCGCGATGAGGGCTGCCGTGCCCAGCACGATTTTCTTGATTCTCCGTGGTCCAACCGCTCAGCACACCATTGTTCTCTGGCATGTCGATGACCAGCGGGCCGCTCGCTTCGGGCGGCAGCCTTGTTCGAACATCCGCGAAAACTCCCGTCCGGCCGCGATTCACGCGGCTGAACAGCAAAATTGATCGAAGTGCCAGTTGGTGCAGGAAACGCTTGGCATGCCGGCGAGCACTGGCAGTTTTTAAGGCGCACCGATCCGCAGCTCGCGCTCCAGTGCCCCTCGAATGATTCCCTCGTCATCGACCACGAACCCGTGCGGTCCTTGCCTTGGCTATTTCGATTCCGATCTGCATCGAGCTCTCCTCTCATCCTGCCTGGCGGCGAAAGGGGTTAGCAGGCTCCATTCGGTGACTCACAAACCAGCTTTTCTGGTGGCGCGAAGCGCGCGATCCGTGTCCAAGTTCTGACACGGGACAAAGTCCGTCAGGTTCAAAACACCGGCTGCGTTTGGGGCCCCTTGGAGTTTTCAAAGCGTAGTCAGGCGCTTGACGCGTGCTGACGAAGCTGGCACGCCTGTTGCAATTGGGATGCAGAAACACGGAGTGAGGGCTGAGCGCACAAATGCGCAAACGAGTGATGCTCGCCTTCCTCTTGAACCCGTGTGCTCTGTTTCTGGGAGAGACAGGCTAGCACACAAAGTCGCGCAAAGAGTGGCAATAGAAACATGGTGCTGCCCATGGAGTCCCAGCTCCCCCGATCAAGGTGGAGAACTGGCTGCGAGGCGAGCCCCTCACGAGCTTCCAGCCCGGGAAGGTGTACATCGTCGAATTTTGGGCAACTTGGTGCGGACCATGTGCGGCAGTGATGCCTCATCTAGTACAGCTGCAAGAGAAATACAAAGACAGCGGACTTGAGCTGCTCGGCGTCGCAGCTTACGAACAAGCTCCAACGGCGGACGAGGCCCGAACAAGCTTGGACGCGTGGTTGACCGACAAGTTCTCGAACCTGAACTTTCGGATCGGGTTCGACTCCACAGGCGAAATGAACAAGCTTTGGATGGATTCCAGCTTTTCTATCGGGATTCCCACCTCGTTCGTCGTTGACCGTGACGGCCACATCGCCTTTATCGGTCTTCCGAGGCAGCTCGATGACGTCTTGCCGAAAGTTCTTAACGGCAGCTGGCGGACCAGCGATGAAGCTAAAGCCGCCGACACAGAGCGGATCGAAACCGGACGACGCGAAATGGACGAAATGACGCGCGAGCGGGCGTTGACTGAGCCGATTCTCGCCGCGATGAAGGCGGAGGATTGGGCAAAGGCGGTTTCGGCGGTCGAAGAGGCCCTCGCGGTGATGCCGGACGAGCTCGACTTCCGCGGGCGCCATGCGGATCTGTTGCTTCACAAACTGCGCAACATGCAGACCGGCTTGCCGGTTATGAGGCAATTCGCTCGCGACGCGATCGACAAAAACAATGAGGTGTGGATGGAAGAGGCGCTGCGCCAACTCTTCAATCCGGCGAATGACAACTCCCACGTCCCGTCTGCCGAGCGCTTTGCGATGGGCAAAGAGTTGTCCGAACACATTCTTGCGCTGGATCCTCCGCACCGGGACGGTGGCTCAAGTGGCTGTCTTATGGGGCGGTCGCGCAGTATTATTATGAGAGCGGCAACAAGGATCGCGCAATCGAATTGGTCGAGGTGGCATTGAACTCGCTAAGCGGTCCTGAGCCTAGGCCCGACGAACTGAAACAGCACTACACGCCGCCGTTGGTCCAAGCGCTGGCCAACTACAAGGGTGAGAAGGCTTGCTATGAGAGTGTTTGTGCAACTCCGCAAGGCGGGCTTCCGAGAGCGTCAAAGCGCAGGCAACGGAGCAAACAGAAGAAAGAAGGGTGATAGTCGGAATTGCTCGCTGTCCATCATCCATTTCTCCGGCGGCGAGTGGCAACCAAATCTGACGGTCTGGCGTTTACACGAAAATGCCATCCGAGTCGCACCGATGCGCCCGTCGTGGTGCTTTGCCCGCTTCTACCAGACCTCGTCGGGCCTCCAAAAGAAGCTCTCGATGTGCCGATCGAAAGCCTGCCGAATATGTCGGATGTGGGTTGGACGGTAGCAAGCCTGTGTTCTTGCGTGGAGGCGCAGAAATCCGAGGTAGATGGGGACCAGATTGCGTTCCAGCCGGTAGAAGGCGGAAATCGCTTCCCACTCGTTGGGGCCATCGCCCTGAACCACGGCATTTCGTACAGAGTATGCGTAGAGAACATCCTCAACGATTTGCACCGCCCGACCGCAGCCTGTCCACCTCCCGGCAAATGCACGCCGCCACGCAAGGCCTTCAGACTTGTCTTCGCGGTGCAGCACTGCGAGCGCTTCGAGCGCGGCCACAAGACGGACCAGGCGGATACGATCGTGAGCCGCAGCCACGACCAGCAGCGAAGCACCCCGGAGATAGCAGTGAACCGTCTCCCTGCTGACGCCGAGTTCACGCGCCATAACAGCCTTCTTGGCGCCAGCGGCCACTCTCTGCAGCAGTTGCTTGACCTGATCGGGAGTCAACGCACGCCTGCTCCCCTTGTAGCCCCCCTCGCCTTCGCGAGCGCCACGCCTTCGCGCTGCCTCTCCCGAATCAACGCGCGCTCGAACTTCGCAAACGAACCCATGACGTTCAAGAGAAGCTGCGATAAGGGCGACGTCTCGGCGGTGAACGTGAGGCTCTCCTTGATAAGCTGAACACGGACGCCCCTCTCGGTGAGCATCCTAACGGGATTGCGAAGGTCCTCAAGCTTTCGTGGCAGGCAGTCCATGGAGTGAACCACGACCGGATCGCGCTGACGCACGTATGCCGCCAATTCCGTGAGCGCGGGCCGATCGGTGTCCTTGCCGGAGGCCTGATCGGTGAAAGTGCGGTAAAGCTCGATGCCGGCAAGTTGTCGATCGGTCTTCTGATCAAGCGTGCTTACCCTTACACGGCCGCGATCAATTCCTCGAATTCGGTAAACTGCGGGGCACGACGCACCCCAGTTGACTTAGAACAGCGATGCTACAAGCCTCAAACTCGTCAGAGTTGTCCAGCCGCGCAGGCAGTCTTCGTCAAGGTCTTCACCAATCGTGGCGAATAAACCTTGCCGCCATCAGGTGAAATCCTCATTTAATCTCCTAGCTCTCAGATCGAATGCTGGGCATGCCTACTGCCGCGGCAGGCGGCCAGCTCCTCCGGCCAATTTTCCCTCGATCTTTGGTTTTAGACTGCTGGACCCGCGCACATCCCGAGGGCTCTGTCTCGCGAGTTTCTCGGCCCGAATTTTCTCAACTTGGAGATAAAGTGCGCCAACCATTTCTGGATGGGATACACTCGAAGCTTCGCCATCATCCAGCGGCAGATGCGGTCGGGCTGCGACATTGAAAATGCGATCGAAATCTTGGCCGCTATGTCTTCGATGTTGTTGGAATGGATGAGCAGAGCCGCGTCGAGTTCCTTAGCCCCGCCGATAACTTTCGACAAAGTCAGTACGCCGGCATCGCTGCCATCCTGCGCTGCAACCTATTCTTTCGCTACGAGATTCATACCGTCACGGAATGACGTTACCAACGTGACACGTGCGGCGCGGTAGAGGGCGGCGAGCACAGCCTGAATCTGAGGCTTCGTTCGTGGCGGATCGGCCTCCAGCCGTCCGCGCCATGCCGAGCGTTGACGTCCTCGACAAGAGCCGCGATATCGCTCTGATAGTCATCGTAGCTCTTGATGCCGGATCGTGAGGTGGTCGCGATCTGCAAAAGCGAAATGCTGCGCGATTCCCCGTTCAGAAGGTGATCGATTGCCCGAACGCGATTGTCGAGACCCTTGGTGTAGTCAAGCCGGTCGACGTCGACGGCAAGTTTCTCACGATTGAGACCTTGCAATAGCAACAAGGCATCGGTATTCGACAGCATATTGTGCAAATCTATCTGTATCTATGCCGATCGGAAATACTTGCGATCTTGTCATCCGGCTATTGCGGGAAATCACCACACCATTTTCATCAGGCGTGAGCTCGAAATCGGCACGGAATTCTGTCGGTTCTCGTCGTGTTTTTGGTTGATTGACGTCGCCACCGGCAACCCGGTTCGATACGATGACGAGATTCACAAGTTATCCTTCCCGTCTGATCTGCCGTTTTGCCGGCCATCGATCAATTTGCAAAGGTTGGCGACCGAAGATTTCCGGCCGGACCGCCGATCGGGCTCGGTGCTTTCGTGTGCACTCGGCTGGGATTAGATGTAGCGAGCCGCCTCGAGGGCGCCCCACGCACGCCCTGCTCAGTCGCAAGACGAATGCGTCTAGCTAGCGTCCACCGCATCAACGGCTTCGTCTAACGAAGCAACTTACCCACGGCCACGAAGTATCGATTCTACACAGTCGTTCGTGAAGAACGTCCCTGAGCACCGTTTTACGCAAGGTGTGATTGCGATAGGTGGCGACAGAGCATCCATAACAGGCCGCATAAAAGTTCGGTGAGCCAGCGGCGGAGCAGGCTGAAGTTGTAGCCGGCGGCGGCGAGCACGGCGTTGGTGCGGTCGCCGTCGCGACCCTTGAGATGGTTACGGCGCATTCGGTGGTCGTCCTTGAGATGGCCGATCACAGGCTCGACGGCGGCGCGACGCCGCATCTCGCGGCGGATGGCTTTGGTGACACGGCGAACCTGGCCACTGATCCAGACCTTGAACCGGTCAGGATAGTTGTGGCCGCGGTAGCCCTTGTCGCCGTGGATGCGGCGCGCTGCAACACCAGTGAGCTTTTCGAGGTCGGCGATGACGGGACCGAGCGTGTGGCCGTCATAGGGATTGCCGTGCAGGGCCTTGGCATGCAATACGAACTGCCCGCCTTTGGGCGCGGTGGCAGGCGTGGCAATCGAGACTTTGCAGCCAAATTCGTAAGGTGCCCGGGCCTTGCCTTTGCCGATGCACTCCACCTCGGGGGCGTGCAACGAGTAGACCTTGGGACCGCGCTGACGCTGCTCTTGATGGCGAACCCGGTGGGCGAGATCGAGCAGCGGACCAAAGCGATCCTCAAGCGCAGGGTCGCCCTCGATCTTGCGTCTGATGTCACGGATGATGCGGCCAAGCCGGGTGCGCAGGAATTTGAGCTCTCGCCGGGCACGCTTGAACTGGTGGGCATGCGTGTAGCGTCCCACCATGATGGCGGCGCGCCTGGCCACGCGCAGATAGCTTTGGCGCAGTTCGACGCTCTCGCGTTTGGCCAAACCGACCAGCTTCTCGATCGCCCGGTGCATGAGCCGTGCATCGCTCGGATGCGCGATCGCCTTCTCCTGTACGGTGGTATCCACAACGAGCCGCTCGAGATCTTTGGTCTCGATTGCCCCAGTTCGATGCGCCACCGAGAGGCTTTCTTGCAACAGCGCGGCGATCTGCTCCTCACCCAGCCGCTGGCGCCAGCGGGTCAGCGACGAGCAATCGAATGGCAAGTCGTGCCGGAACACCACCTCGCCGCAGAAATGCTGAAAATACGGGTTCTCGACCCACCTGTCGCACAGCGCCTCGTCAGAGAGATTGTGCATGTGCTTGAGGATGAATAGTCCGGCTACCAATCGTGTCGGCAACGGTGGCTGCCCCGGCCCGAGGCGACAGACCGAACTGAAGCGTCCCGCCAGGAAGTCCCAATCGATCTCCGCCGCCAGACGCACCAACGGATGGCGAAGGTTGATGATCTTCTCCAGAGATGGACGAAACAGATCGTCCTGACGATCGTCGCGCGGATGGCTCATGGGTTCTCCCCAATAGCGAATCTCGCCGTCAAAGGAATCACGAAGCCGCCCAATCCGGAATCCAAAAACGCAAGAAAACCAGGACCTACCCACGGCATTCTTGCAAAATCGAATACTTGCCCGCGTCAAATCACTGCGACAGATCAATCGCTTCCGAATTCTTCACGGGCGACTACACAGACAAACGGTTTTAATTCTTCGGTGAGCGGCAGTCTGGTCCGATATCGGGTCGATCGATCGGCTTTGGGAGCCGATGATTCTGCTGGTGCAAATTGCGCTTGCTTCGAATATCAACCTTCGCCGCGGGAACGACAGTTTACGCAACGCGGAGCTAAAACGGCTACCTACCAAATTTGGTATGGGACATAAAGACGCGTTTGCATCGTGCGACCGAAAGTCTGTCACGCCAGAGAGATATTGGTGGGGACGAAAAACGTCTTGGCAGGTTTCATGCCCGTTCTTGTAAAACCCCGCGCACTAGGTCTGTTGACCAAATGCGAGCGTCGTCCTCCTGGGGCGAACCTCATAAATTCGGTCTTCGCGATGTTCGACCTCGCCAACCCGCGCGCAGATCGTTTGCAGGGCGAGCAGGACCTTTGCTCATGGCCGCGAAGGAGCTTCCGCCCGCCCCCCTCTCGACATCGGCATAATCAAGCCACAAGCCGAGGTGCTCATCGGCGGACACGCGGCGGCACTTGAGGGACGGCCAGACAACCATGTCCACGTAAATCTAGGCATTCGTCGAACCGTGCCGCGCGCCACCGCCAAGTTAGCGCACGCAGCGCTACAGCTATTGAGCCGCAATGCCGACATTTCGCCGTGAACACCGGACCATACGTTGATGCCGTCATTCGAAAGCTGGATGGGGCGGCTCACTCAATCTGCCTGGCCCGACGCTCCTCCCGCAAGACCTCTTTCCCGAGTTCAAGGCGGCCTCGGTAGTGACCGTCGACATGACTTTCATCAGCAACCTAGCCGCGCAACCGTTTCCCAGCACCGCCATTGCAT
This is a stretch of genomic DNA from Bradyrhizobium sp. CB2312. It encodes these proteins:
- a CDS encoding TlpA disulfide reductase family protein, which encodes MENWLRGEPLTSFQPGKVYIVEFWATWCGPCAAVMPHLVQLQEKYKDSGLELLGVAAYEQAPTADEARTSLDAWLTDKFSNLNFRIGFDSTGEMNKLWMDSSFSIGIPTSFVVDRDGHIAFIGLPRQLDDVLPKVLNGSWRTSDEAKAADTERIETGRREMDEMTRERALTEPILAAMKAEDWAKAVSAVEEALAVMPDELDFRGRHADLLLHKLRNMQTGLPVMRQFARDAIDKNNEVWMEEALRQLFNPANDNSHVPSAERFAMGKELSEHILALDPPHRDGGSSGCLMGRSRSIIMRAATRIAQSNWSRWH
- a CDS encoding IS5 family transposase yields the protein MSHPRDDRQDDLFRPSLEKIINLRHPLVRLAAEIDWDFLAGRFSSVCRLGPGQPPLPTRLVAGLFILKHMHNLSDEALCDRWVENPYFQHFCGEVVFRHDLPFDCSSLTRWRQRLGEEQIAALLQESLSVAHRTGAIETKDLERLVVDTTVQEKAIAHPSDARLMHRAIEKLVGLAKRESVELRQSYLRVARRAAIMVGRYTHAHQFKRARRELKFLRTRLGRIIRDIRRKIEGDPALEDRFGPLLDLAHRVRHQEQRQRGPKVYSLHAPEVECIGKGKARAPYEFGCKVSIATPATAPKGGQFVLHAKALHGNPYDGHTLGPVIADLEKLTGVAARRIHGDKGYRGHNYPDRFKVWISGQVRRVTKAIRREMRRRAAVEPVIGHLKDDHRMRRNHLKGRDGDRTNAVLAAAGYNFSLLRRWLTELLCGLLWMLCRHLSQSHLA
- a CDS encoding trehalose-6-phosphate synthase, producing MLSNTDALLLLQGLNREKLAVDVDRLDYTKGLDNRVRAIDHLLNGESRSISLLQIATTSRSGIKSYDDYQSDIAALVEDVNARHGADGWRPIRHERSLRFRLCSPPSTAPHVSRW